A portion of the Streptomyces sp. NBC_00376 genome contains these proteins:
- a CDS encoding ABC transporter substrate-binding protein — protein MSRRSVLRAFGATAAGVTLAGCGVPAAYVEPGDRAGRDTSASDHTLHFANWPLYIDTDDENESKRPTLDAFTKRTGISVTYTEEINDNDEFFGKISPALMNHQETGRDLIVISDWMSARFVRLGWVQEMDRAKQPNVAKYLDPQLRSPAFDKGRMHSVPWQSGITGIAYNRKKLGREIKHLSDLWADDLRGKVTLMSGLDESMALLMQGNGVDITRWQPDDFYRVCDQVEKLVKKRHIRRFTGNDYIKDLSTGDVLACQAYSGDVIQLQADNPEIEFVVPEEGAELWAESLMIPNLARHKRNAERLIDYYYEPEVAAELATWVNYVCPVPAARDVLASAKDKETAELAEDPLIFPDDAMRKRLAIARDITSEERTGFAKKWNSIVGL, from the coding sequence ATGTCCCGCCGGTCCGTGCTGCGTGCCTTCGGAGCCACGGCCGCCGGTGTCACGCTGGCCGGCTGCGGAGTGCCCGCCGCCTATGTGGAACCCGGCGACCGCGCCGGACGCGACACCTCGGCGAGCGACCACACCCTGCACTTCGCGAACTGGCCGCTCTACATCGACACCGACGACGAGAACGAGTCGAAGCGGCCCACCCTCGACGCGTTCACGAAGCGGACCGGGATCTCCGTCACGTACACCGAGGAGATCAACGACAACGACGAGTTCTTCGGGAAGATCAGCCCGGCGCTGATGAACCACCAGGAGACCGGCCGGGACCTGATCGTCATCAGCGACTGGATGTCCGCCCGGTTCGTGCGGCTGGGCTGGGTGCAGGAGATGGACCGGGCGAAGCAGCCGAACGTCGCCAAGTACCTGGATCCGCAGTTGCGTTCGCCCGCCTTCGACAAGGGCCGGATGCACAGCGTTCCCTGGCAGTCCGGGATCACCGGCATCGCGTACAACCGCAAGAAGCTCGGCCGCGAGATCAAGCACCTGAGCGATCTGTGGGCGGACGACCTGCGCGGCAAGGTGACGCTGATGTCCGGGCTCGACGAGTCCATGGCCCTGCTGATGCAGGGCAACGGCGTCGACATCACCCGCTGGCAGCCGGACGACTTCTACCGGGTGTGCGACCAGGTCGAGAAGCTGGTGAAGAAGCGGCACATCCGCCGCTTCACCGGCAACGACTACATCAAGGACCTGTCGACCGGCGACGTGCTCGCCTGCCAGGCCTACTCCGGCGACGTCATCCAGCTCCAGGCGGACAACCCGGAGATCGAGTTCGTGGTCCCCGAGGAGGGCGCCGAGCTCTGGGCGGAGTCGCTGATGATCCCCAACCTCGCGCGCCACAAGCGCAACGCGGAGCGGCTCATCGACTACTACTACGAGCCGGAGGTCGCCGCCGAGCTGGCCACCTGGGTCAACTACGTTTGCCCCGTCCCGGCCGCCCGCGACGTGCTGGCCTCCGCGAAGGACAAGGAGACCGCCGAGCTCGCCGAGGACCCGCTGATCTTCCCCGACGACGCGATGCGCAAGAGGCTCGCGATCGCCCGCGACATCACCTCCGAGGAACGCACCGGGTTCGCGAAGAAATGGAACTCCATCGTCGGCCTGTGA
- a CDS encoding glycerophosphodiester phosphodiesterase yields MVTSVTAVAHRGDPYRVRENTLPSIRSALGRGADAVEIDVRLTRDGVPVLLHDATLKRLWGHDVRLDRLTHAELTELTRGGVPTLREALLAAGAHRVMVDLPGSTDGSVPRIVGVVRECGAGERAYYCAGAGAMLRVRAADPSAEIALTWTSPAPPRAALLDAVRPRWLNYRFGLVDPELTRRLHRDGLLVSAWTADTRRTMRRLVRHGVDSITTNRVDVLHDVLANSPANRPR; encoded by the coding sequence ATGGTCACCTCAGTCACCGCCGTGGCCCACCGCGGCGATCCCTACCGTGTCCGCGAGAACACGCTGCCCTCGATCCGCTCCGCGCTCGGACGAGGGGCGGACGCGGTCGAGATCGATGTACGGCTCACCCGGGACGGCGTGCCGGTCCTGCTGCACGACGCCACGCTGAAGCGACTGTGGGGTCACGATGTGCGGCTCGACCGGCTGACCCACGCGGAGCTCACCGAGCTGACCCGGGGCGGCGTGCCCACCCTGCGCGAGGCGCTGCTCGCCGCCGGGGCGCACCGCGTCATGGTCGACCTCCCGGGCTCGACGGACGGCTCCGTGCCGAGGATCGTCGGTGTCGTGCGCGAGTGCGGGGCCGGTGAGCGGGCGTACTACTGCGCGGGGGCCGGGGCGATGCTCCGGGTTCGGGCCGCCGACCCGAGCGCCGAGATCGCCCTGACGTGGACGAGTCCCGCGCCGCCGCGCGCCGCGCTCCTCGACGCGGTGCGGCCGCGCTGGCTGAACTACCGGTTCGGCCTGGTGGACCCGGAACTGACCCGGCGGCTGCACCGGGACGGGCTGCTGGTCTCCGCCTGGACGGCCGACACCAGGCGGACCATGCGCCGCCTCGTCCGGCACGGCGTCGACTCGATCACCACCAACCGGGTCGACGTCCTGCACGACGTCCTCGCCAACTCCCCCGCGAACCGCCCCCGTTGA
- a CDS encoding NADAR family protein codes for MDDLLARAARGEKVKYLHFWGHRPRPDGRIGTSCLSQWWPSRFTVDGVTYASAEHWMMAGKARLFGDAESEAAAVAAKSPAMAKKVGRLVRGFDDAVWERERYGLVVAGSVHKFGGDPELREFLLNTGDRVLVEASPMDRIWGIGLAADDPRAANPASWRGLNLLGFALMDSRAELRTS; via the coding sequence ATGGACGATCTCCTCGCGCGGGCCGCGCGCGGCGAGAAGGTGAAGTACCTGCATTTCTGGGGGCACCGCCCCCGGCCCGACGGCCGGATCGGTACGAGCTGCCTCAGTCAGTGGTGGCCGTCGCGCTTCACGGTCGACGGTGTGACCTACGCGTCGGCCGAGCACTGGATGATGGCCGGCAAGGCGCGGCTGTTCGGCGATGCGGAGTCGGAGGCCGCGGCGGTGGCGGCGAAGAGCCCGGCGATGGCGAAGAAGGTGGGCCGGCTGGTCCGCGGATTCGACGACGCGGTGTGGGAGCGCGAGCGGTACGGGCTGGTGGTGGCCGGCAGTGTGCACAAGTTCGGCGGCGATCCGGAGTTGCGGGAGTTCCTGCTGAACACCGGGGACCGGGTGCTGGTCGAGGCGAGCCCGATGGACCGGATCTGGGGCATAGGCCTGGCGGCGGACGACCCGCGGGCGGCGAATCCGGCGAGCTGGCGGGGGCTGAATCTGCTGGGGTTCGCGCTGATGGACTCGCGGGCGGAGCTGCGCACTTCATGA
- a CDS encoding DUF4190 domain-containing protein: MSDNTEQPEGGAAPRDPWAPPDSKVPLEKPAGDPSPPAVHNQPTVASMPGAGDGPEPADSTPPGFGSPAQTGPVPGFGPGPGEVPPPPVGPNGPGQPVPPVAGQYGYPAAPPVPQYGGYPGYPGYNQAPWGGPPPSNGMGTAAMVLGILAVCLFCIYGIPSLVLGALALIFGILGRKRVQRGEATNSGQALAGIIMGAIGIVFGVAIISFFIWVFVAHGEDFEESTYNDDPYSTSLVLEVTR; this comes from the coding sequence ATGTCAGACAACACAGAGCAGCCAGAGGGTGGGGCCGCGCCGCGCGATCCGTGGGCTCCGCCGGACAGCAAGGTGCCGCTGGAGAAGCCGGCCGGCGATCCCAGCCCGCCCGCTGTGCACAACCAGCCCACAGTCGCCTCGATGCCGGGCGCCGGGGACGGCCCCGAACCCGCTGATTCGACACCGCCGGGATTCGGTTCGCCGGCGCAGACCGGGCCGGTGCCCGGATTCGGCCCCGGCCCCGGCGAGGTTCCGCCGCCGCCGGTCGGACCGAACGGACCGGGCCAGCCGGTCCCACCGGTCGCGGGCCAGTACGGCTACCCGGCCGCACCGCCCGTCCCGCAGTACGGCGGATACCCGGGGTACCCCGGCTACAACCAGGCGCCCTGGGGCGGTCCGCCGCCCTCCAACGGCATGGGTACCGCGGCCATGGTGCTCGGCATCCTGGCCGTCTGCTTGTTCTGCATCTACGGGATACCCAGCCTGGTCCTGGGCGCACTGGCCCTGATCTTCGGCATCCTCGGCCGCAAGCGGGTGCAGCGCGGTGAGGCGACCAACAGCGGTCAGGCGCTCGCCGGGATCATCATGGGGGCCATCGGCATCGTCTTCGGCGTCGCGATCATCAGCTTCTTCATCTGGGTGTTCGTCGCCCACGGTGAAGATTTCGAAGAGAGCACCTACAACGACGACCCGTACTCCACGTCGCTGGTCCTCGAGGTCACCCGCTAG
- a CDS encoding serine hydrolase domain-containing protein — MNVRMSSTALAAALVLGIAAGPASPALAAGTGASAATGHSVQRAPVTEAPDAEALRTAIAGLPKDDATAALVRVSGSGGDWRGSSGVHDLASGRPADPDGRFRAGSVTKVFTAAVVLQLAEEGRLGLDRPVRRYLPDLIPAAYKDVTVRQLLNHTSGIPSVGSGGDLDDWYAHRFDLHDPERTVREATSQEPDFVPGTQQHYANIGYTVAGLLIERVTGDRYASQVSRRVLEPLRLKDTYFPGADPAIRGPHNHGYQLFGTGELRDVTVWGATDAWAAGDLISTTADLERFTRALFGGRVVRGPLLQEMFTLPDASVREYGTGKPAAYSAGLSVMRLGGREVWGKTGGRWGYNTVVAATRDLSRTLVYSVNSTDAKGDDMNPTAMNIVVAAFGAPSAG; from the coding sequence ATGAACGTCCGCATGTCCAGCACCGCCCTCGCAGCCGCGCTCGTCCTCGGCATCGCCGCGGGCCCCGCCTCACCGGCCCTGGCAGCCGGTACCGGGGCCTCGGCGGCCACGGGCCACTCCGTTCAGAGGGCTCCCGTCACAGAGGCTCCGGACGCCGAGGCGCTGCGGACCGCCATCGCCGGCCTCCCGAAGGACGACGCCACGGCCGCGCTGGTGCGGGTCTCGGGCTCCGGGGGCGACTGGCGGGGCAGCTCCGGCGTCCACGACCTGGCCTCCGGGCGGCCGGCGGACCCGGACGGCCGCTTCCGGGCCGGTTCGGTGACCAAGGTCTTCACGGCGGCCGTCGTGCTTCAGCTGGCCGAGGAGGGCAGGCTCGGCCTGGACCGCCCGGTCCGGCGCTATCTGCCGGATCTGATCCCGGCGGCGTACAAGGACGTCACGGTGCGCCAACTGCTGAACCACACGAGCGGCATCCCTTCCGTCGGCTCCGGCGGCGACCTGGACGACTGGTACGCGCACCGCTTCGACCTGCACGACCCGGAGCGGACCGTGCGCGAAGCCACCTCCCAGGAGCCGGACTTCGTGCCCGGCACCCAGCAGCACTACGCCAACATCGGCTACACCGTTGCGGGCCTGCTGATCGAGCGGGTCACGGGCGACAGGTACGCCTCGCAGGTCTCCCGCCGCGTCCTGGAGCCCCTGCGCCTGAAGGACACGTACTTCCCCGGCGCCGATCCGGCGATCCGCGGACCGCACAACCACGGCTACCAGCTCTTCGGCACGGGCGAGCTGCGCGATGTGACGGTGTGGGGGGCGACGGACGCCTGGGCGGCGGGCGACCTGATCTCGACCACCGCCGACCTGGAGCGTTTCACCCGGGCGCTGTTCGGCGGGCGGGTGGTGCGCGGTCCGCTGCTCCAGGAGATGTTCACGCTGCCCGACGCCTCGGTGCGTGAGTACGGCACGGGCAAGCCCGCCGCGTACAGCGCGGGTCTCTCGGTGATGCGGCTGGGCGGACGCGAGGTCTGGGGCAAGACGGGTGGCCGCTGGGGCTACAACACCGTCGTCGCGGCCACCCGTGATCTCTCCCGGACCCTCGTCTACAGCGTCAACTCGACGGACGCGAAGGGGGACGACATGAACCCCACGGCGATGAACATAGTCGTGGCGGCCTTCGGCGCCCCGTCGGCCGGGTGA
- a CDS encoding gamma-aminobutyraldehyde dehydrogenase: MGNGIQVRDRFADGAQYIGGKLRSGTSGRHHDVVNPATGETVYRYELAGTADVDAAVAAAREAFPGWSGATPAERAEAMHRFAAVLAEQADDFAYVESLQCGKPIKLSTEFDVPGTVDNTSFFAGAARHLEGKSAAEYDGDHTSYVRREAIGVVGSIAPWNYPLQMAAWKVLPAIAAGNTIVLKPAEITPLTSLMFAQAATEAGIPDGVINIVTGAGKDAGEHLVGHPDVVMTSFTGSTAVGKRVAEIATSTVKRLHLELGGKAPFVVFDDADLEAAVNGAVAGALINTGQDCTAATRAYVQRPLYDAFVQGVAELMETVRLGDPFDPSTDLGPLISHAQRDRVAGFVERARAYATVVTGGEAPGGELAAGAYYRPTLVAGAAQDSEIVQSEIFGPVLVVLPFDSDDEGIRLANDTPYGLAASAWSRDLYRANRATREIKAGCVWVNDHIPIISEMPHGGYKASGFGKDMSSYSFEEYTQVKHVMYDNTAVARKDWHRTIFGDR; encoded by the coding sequence ATGGGCAACGGCATCCAGGTGCGGGACCGCTTCGCGGACGGCGCACAGTACATCGGCGGAAAGCTGCGGTCCGGAACATCGGGACGTCACCACGACGTGGTGAACCCGGCGACGGGCGAGACCGTCTACCGCTACGAGCTGGCGGGCACCGCCGACGTGGACGCCGCCGTGGCGGCCGCACGCGAGGCGTTCCCCGGCTGGTCGGGCGCGACGCCCGCCGAGCGGGCGGAGGCGATGCACCGTTTCGCCGCCGTCCTCGCCGAGCAGGCCGACGACTTCGCGTACGTGGAGTCCCTCCAGTGCGGCAAGCCGATCAAACTCTCCACCGAGTTCGACGTGCCCGGCACCGTGGACAACACCTCCTTCTTCGCCGGGGCCGCCCGCCACCTGGAGGGCAAGTCGGCCGCCGAGTACGACGGTGACCACACCTCCTACGTACGCCGCGAGGCGATCGGCGTCGTCGGCTCCATCGCGCCCTGGAACTACCCGCTCCAGATGGCCGCCTGGAAGGTCCTCCCGGCCATCGCCGCGGGCAACACGATCGTGCTGAAGCCCGCCGAGATCACCCCGCTGACCTCGCTGATGTTCGCCCAGGCGGCCACCGAGGCCGGGATCCCCGACGGTGTGATCAACATCGTCACCGGCGCGGGCAAGGACGCCGGCGAGCACCTCGTCGGCCACCCGGACGTCGTGATGACCTCCTTCACCGGCTCCACCGCCGTCGGCAAGCGGGTCGCGGAGATCGCCACCTCCACCGTCAAGCGCCTCCACCTCGAACTCGGCGGCAAGGCCCCCTTCGTGGTCTTCGACGACGCCGACCTCGAAGCCGCGGTCAACGGCGCGGTCGCCGGAGCGCTCATCAACACCGGCCAGGACTGCACCGCCGCCACCCGCGCCTACGTCCAGCGCCCGCTGTACGACGCCTTCGTGCAGGGCGTCGCCGAGCTCATGGAGACCGTCCGGCTCGGCGACCCCTTCGACCCGTCGACCGACCTCGGTCCGCTGATCAGCCACGCCCAGCGCGACCGGGTCGCCGGATTCGTCGAGCGGGCCCGCGCGTACGCCACCGTCGTCACCGGCGGCGAGGCCCCCGGCGGCGAACTGGCGGCAGGCGCCTACTACCGGCCGACGCTGGTCGCCGGAGCGGCCCAGGACAGCGAGATCGTCCAGTCGGAGATCTTCGGCCCGGTCCTGGTCGTGCTGCCCTTCGACAGCGACGACGAGGGCATCCGCCTCGCCAACGACACCCCGTACGGACTCGCCGCCTCCGCCTGGAGCCGCGACCTGTACCGCGCCAACCGCGCCACCCGCGAGATCAAGGCGGGCTGCGTCTGGGTCAACGACCACATCCCGATCATCAGCGAGATGCCGCACGGCGGATACAAGGCCAGCGGCTTCGGCAAGGACATGTCCTCGTACTCCTTCGAGGAGTACACACAGGTCAAGCACGTCATGTACGACAACACAGCGGTCGCCCGCAAGGACTGGCACCGCACGATCTTCGGGGACCGATAA
- a CDS encoding adenosine deaminase — protein MLRPRCAPLGPAYDDPRPLPGRPCPAPEPFHAPESPMTDLHPFIAGLPKAELHVHHVGSASPRIVAELAAHHPDSKVPTDPEALADYFTFTDFGHFIEVYLSVVDLIRTPEDVRLLTFEVARDMARQNIRYAELTVTPFSSTRRGIPEQAFMEAIEDARKAAEAELGVVLRWCFDIPGEAGLESAEETARLAVDLRPEGLVSFGLGGPEIGVERPQFKPYFDRAIAAGLHSVPHAGETTGPQTVWDALIHLRAERIGHGTSSVQDPKLLAHLAEHRIPLEVCPTSNIATRAVADIEQHPVREMVDAGVLVTINSDDPPMFGTDLNNEYAVAARLLGLDERGLASLAKNAVEASYLDAAGKRTLAAEIDTYTANWLGRTGR, from the coding sequence ATGCTACGGCCCCGCTGCGCACCGCTGGGCCCGGCCTACGATGATCCCCGTCCCCTGCCCGGCCGACCGTGCCCGGCACCCGAACCGTTCCACGCCCCGGAGAGTCCGATGACCGATCTGCACCCCTTCATCGCGGGGCTGCCCAAGGCCGAGCTGCATGTCCACCACGTCGGGTCCGCCTCTCCGCGTATCGTCGCCGAGCTGGCCGCGCACCACCCCGACTCCAAGGTCCCCACCGACCCGGAGGCGCTCGCCGACTACTTCACCTTCACGGACTTCGGGCACTTCATCGAGGTGTACCTCTCCGTCGTGGACCTGATCCGCACCCCGGAGGACGTCCGCCTGCTGACCTTCGAGGTCGCCCGCGACATGGCGCGGCAGAACATCCGTTACGCGGAACTCACGGTGACCCCGTTCTCCTCGACCCGGCGCGGCATTCCGGAGCAGGCGTTCATGGAGGCGATAGAGGACGCCCGCAAGGCCGCCGAGGCCGAGCTGGGTGTCGTGCTGCGCTGGTGCTTCGACATTCCCGGCGAGGCCGGGCTCGAATCGGCAGAGGAGACCGCCCGGCTCGCCGTGGACCTGCGGCCCGAGGGGCTGGTCTCGTTCGGTCTCGGCGGTCCGGAGATCGGTGTGGAGCGCCCGCAGTTCAAGCCCTACTTCGACCGGGCGATCGCCGCGGGCCTGCACTCGGTGCCGCACGCCGGGGAGACCACCGGCCCGCAGACCGTCTGGGACGCCCTGATCCACCTGCGCGCCGAGCGCATCGGCCACGGCACCAGCTCCGTCCAGGACCCGAAGCTGCTGGCCCACCTCGCCGAGCACCGCATCCCGCTGGAGGTCTGCCCGACCTCGAACATCGCGACCCGCGCGGTGGCCGACATCGAGCAGCACCCGGTCAGGGAGATGGTGGACGCAGGCGTCCTGGTCACCATCAACAGCGACGACCCGCCGATGTTCGGCACCGACCTCAACAACGAGTACGCGGTGGCCGCCCGCCTCCTCGGTCTGGACGAGCGGGGCCTCGCGTCGCTGGCGAAGAACGCCGTCGAGGCGTCGTACCTCGACGCGGCCGGCAAGCGGACGCTGGCCGCCGAGATCGACACGTACACGGCCAACTGGCTGGGGCGCACGGGCCGGTGA
- a CDS encoding SAM-dependent methyltransferase — translation MTDPRTTPVPDRIRTDVAHNARVWNHWLGGTDNHPVDRAVGDRVTAMYPSIGEVARADRAFLERAVRYLAGEAGIRQFLDIGTGLPSAGNTHEVARRTAPDCRVVYVDNDPTVLALARTLLAGSPQGATEYVDADARDPERILRAAQPTLDLGRPVAVMLLGILNFVLDTDEARRIVRTLMDALPSGSHLVLTHPTLELGGEGNEAAMRFWNENATPPITARTRAEFAAFLTGLDLVDPGVVSCAHWRGEPGAAQVAQFGAVARKP, via the coding sequence ATGACCGATCCCCGCACCACCCCCGTCCCCGACCGCATCCGTACCGACGTCGCCCACAACGCGCGGGTCTGGAACCACTGGCTCGGCGGCACAGACAACCACCCCGTGGACCGCGCGGTCGGCGACCGGGTCACGGCCATGTACCCGAGCATCGGCGAAGTGGCGCGCGCCGACCGGGCGTTCCTGGAGCGGGCGGTGCGCTATCTGGCCGGTGAGGCGGGGATCAGGCAGTTCCTGGACATCGGCACCGGCCTGCCGAGCGCCGGAAACACCCACGAGGTCGCCCGGCGCACCGCGCCCGACTGCCGCGTCGTGTATGTCGACAACGATCCGACGGTGCTGGCGCTCGCCCGGACGCTGCTCGCCGGATCGCCTCAGGGCGCGACCGAGTACGTCGACGCGGACGCCCGGGACCCGGAGCGGATCCTGCGGGCGGCGCAGCCGACGCTCGACCTGGGGCGGCCGGTCGCGGTCATGCTCCTGGGCATTCTGAACTTCGTGCTCGACACGGACGAGGCGCGGCGCATCGTCCGCACGCTGATGGACGCGCTGCCCTCGGGCAGCCATCTGGTGCTCACCCATCCCACGCTGGAGCTGGGCGGCGAGGGCAACGAGGCGGCGATGCGGTTCTGGAACGAGAACGCCACCCCGCCGATCACCGCCCGCACCCGCGCCGAGTTCGCCGCGTTCCTGACCGGGCTCGACCTCGTGGACCCGGGCGTCGTGTCGTGCGCGCACTGGCGCGGTGAGCCCGGTGCGGCACAGGTCGCGCAGTTCGGCGCGGTTGCGCGGAAGCCCTGA
- a CDS encoding sensor histidine kinase, giving the protein MRIRDITARVPGLAPGAGPLGLDLLIVLLVQAAMTMPFVVPRAPELPEATWTSYGLTTLMVLPLVARRRAPVAVLIAVLAAGALYTFTVDGPGQPLPYTGLVAFYTVAELSSPPKRIGIAVLTVAAVLVSVGLDGEDMRELLFSLFVFAAAYAFGRFTVTRRAYLRAVEDRARQLELTHRIEAEQAAARERARIAREMHDILSHAVSLMIVQAEAGPVTVRTAPERAEAAFDAISEAGRDAMAQLRRMLGVLRENEGAPDAPREPQPSLAGLPGLVERVRGNGPAVSYEVTGSPGSLDLAVEATVYRIVQEALTNVVRHADASTVGVRLEHGPDALTLTVTDDGRGPEGGAGLGLIGIRERAAAHGGTAGTGPGPGGRGFRVRVTIPRARPETGAGAKTETGVETKMETEQGTEVGS; this is encoded by the coding sequence ATGCGCATACGGGACATCACCGCGAGAGTGCCGGGACTCGCCCCGGGGGCCGGCCCCCTCGGATTGGACCTGCTCATCGTCCTTCTGGTCCAGGCCGCCATGACCATGCCGTTCGTCGTGCCGCGCGCCCCGGAGCTGCCGGAGGCGACGTGGACGTCGTACGGGCTGACCACCCTGATGGTGCTGCCGCTGGTGGCCCGCCGCCGGGCGCCGGTCGCGGTCCTCATCGCGGTGTTGGCCGCCGGCGCCCTGTACACGTTCACCGTCGACGGGCCGGGGCAGCCGCTCCCGTACACCGGTCTCGTGGCGTTCTACACGGTGGCCGAGCTCTCCTCGCCGCCGAAGCGGATCGGGATCGCGGTGCTCACGGTGGCGGCGGTGCTGGTCTCGGTCGGACTCGACGGCGAGGACATGCGGGAGCTGCTCTTCTCCCTGTTCGTGTTCGCGGCGGCCTACGCCTTCGGCCGGTTCACGGTGACGCGCAGGGCCTATCTGCGCGCGGTGGAGGACCGGGCCCGTCAGCTGGAGCTGACGCACCGGATCGAGGCCGAACAGGCAGCGGCCCGCGAACGGGCCCGGATCGCCCGGGAGATGCACGACATCCTGTCCCATGCGGTGAGCCTGATGATCGTGCAGGCGGAGGCGGGACCGGTGACGGTCCGCACGGCGCCGGAGCGTGCCGAGGCGGCCTTCGACGCGATCTCGGAGGCGGGCCGGGACGCGATGGCACAGCTGCGCCGGATGCTCGGTGTGCTGCGCGAGAACGAGGGCGCACCGGACGCGCCGCGGGAGCCCCAGCCCTCGCTGGCCGGACTGCCGGGGCTCGTGGAGCGGGTGCGCGGCAACGGTCCGGCGGTCTCGTACGAGGTCACGGGCAGCCCCGGCTCACTGGACCTGGCGGTCGAGGCGACCGTCTACCGGATCGTGCAGGAGGCGCTGACGAACGTGGTCAGGCACGCTGACGCGAGCACGGTCGGCGTCCGGCTGGAGCACGGACCCGACGCGCTGACGCTCACCGTCACCGACGACGGACGGGGCCCCGAGGGCGGCGCCGGGCTGGGACTGATCGGCATCCGGGAGCGCGCCGCCGCGCACGGCGGCACGGCCGGTACCGGCCCCGGTCCGGGCGGGCGGGGGTTCCGGGTCCGGGTGACGATCCCGCGGGCCCGGCCGGAGACAGGGGCAGGGGCGAAGACGGAGACAGGGGTGGAGACGAAGATGGAGACGGAGCAGGGGACAGAGGTGGGAAGTTGA
- a CDS encoding response regulator transcription factor has product MTIRVVVADDQELVRSGFAMILDAQPDIEVVAEAGDGRAAVEAVRRLAPDVALLDIRMPGTDGIEACRTISAGTGCRTVMLTTFDSDEYVYEALHAGASGFLLKDVRRDDLVHAVRVVAAGDSLLAPSVTRRLIAEYTSRPPAAAVAPSARLDVLTARERETLLHLARGLSNAEIAAALVVSEHTVKTHVGNVLSKLGLRDRIQAVICAYECGVVTPSPES; this is encoded by the coding sequence TTGACGATCCGTGTGGTGGTGGCCGACGACCAGGAGCTGGTGCGCAGCGGCTTCGCGATGATCCTGGACGCGCAGCCGGACATCGAGGTGGTGGCCGAGGCGGGCGACGGCCGGGCGGCGGTCGAAGCGGTACGGCGGCTGGCGCCCGACGTGGCGCTGCTCGACATCCGGATGCCCGGCACGGACGGCATCGAGGCCTGCCGCACCATCAGCGCCGGGACCGGCTGCCGGACGGTCATGCTGACCACCTTCGACTCCGACGAGTACGTCTACGAGGCCCTGCACGCGGGCGCGAGCGGTTTCCTGCTCAAGGACGTCCGCCGCGACGACCTGGTGCACGCGGTACGGGTGGTGGCGGCCGGGGACTCGTTGCTGGCTCCTTCGGTGACGCGCCGGCTGATCGCCGAGTACACCTCGCGCCCGCCGGCCGCGGCCGTGGCACCGTCGGCGCGCCTGGACGTACTGACCGCCAGGGAGCGCGAGACGCTGCTGCACCTGGCCCGTGGGCTGTCGAACGCGGAGATCGCGGCGGCGCTGGTCGTCAGCGAGCACACGGTGAAGACCCATGTCGGCAATGTGCTGTCCAAACTGGGGCTGCGCGACCGGATCCAGGCGGTGATCTGCGCTTACGAGTGCGGTGTCGTGACTCCCTCTCCGGAATCGTGA